The Flavobacterium sp. 102 genomic interval CAGATAAATAATCTGGAAGTTTTCCGGAAGAAGGCCAACTAAAGAACCCAGCGTAACCATCAAAAGGTAAGTCCCAAGCAAGTTGGGCGGTTCTACGCGCAGCATCCTCAAAGCTTGTGTTGTAACCATGGACAAAAAGGAGTGCATTTTTTTTTGGAAATCCTGAAATATGTTTTTTAAATTCCTTAAGAAATGTCGTATCATCTAAGGCTTCAACACTTTTAATTATAACATGTTCATTTTCATCTTCTGGTAAACTCCACAAAATAATTTTACCAGGTCTTTCAAGCTCACCTTGAATATGCCCCATAGGTATTTGAACTTCACAATGTCCATATTGAAGCTCATTTCCGCTATTTGAACCATATGATTGTATGTTGCCTTTCTTTTGAAGGACTTCGCGATTAGTAGCGTAAAATATTTTGATTTTACCGCCTTTATCTTCTTTTGCAGGTAAAATGTAATTTAACTTTTCGATTTCATGAGATGCGCTATGACTTTCGTAAGATTGAAAACCTAAATCATCCTTAAAACCATGTAAGTTTTCATAGATTCGTGTGATTGAATTTCCAAATTGACGTTCTATGTTAGAGAGATCAACTGATTTCAGTTGTTGTATCTCATTGCTTTCATGAAAAATTTTTCTATTTACTTCTCCAAAATCACTTTCTCGAGCCCATTGAATAGTTAAAATTACTTCATTCCCATCTAAAATATTTTTATTCTCTATAAATCCTAATTTTTTAATTGTTTGATTTTCAACTCCTAATATTCTATCATGCTTTCGTATTTTGGAGGTATTTCGAACAGCTGCTACTAAGTTTCTAATCTCACCATTTTCCTGCTCCGGGTGAGCCTTTGCAACCTCAATTGTCAAATTGCTCATATTTTCATGGATGCTTCCATGAATTTCCGACCAATCAAATTTGACCGTACTGAAATTATTGTCTTGCTCTTTCCAACTTCTATGACTGGAGTTATTTAATTGAATAGCATAATACTTTCCTGAAAAATATTCGTTTTTTACTAAGGAGGACTCGTTCATAAAATAGTTTCTTAAAAGTCAAATTTATTTAAAAAAAGTCTAATAAGTCCGCTATTGAAATGAATTATTAAGCTTGTTTTACATTATAGCTTTTTTGAGCGAATTTCTGTTTTAAAATTGCCATATCATCACTAACTTTTTTGTCTAAAATTTTTGCGTAGTGCTGTGTAGTCTTGATGTTTTTATGACCAAGCATCTTGCTTACGCTTTCAATTGGAACGCCATTTGTCAATGTTACTGTTGTGGCAAATGTATGCCGCGCAATATGAAAAGTCAACTCTTTATCGATTTTGCAAACTCCAGCAATTTCTTTTAGATACGCGTTCGAGCCGAACCAAAAATAGTTACGCATGGACCAAGGAAATGTAATTTTCTAAATGCTCTTATAAAATTAATTTGAACCCTAAATGTGAACATTAGCTCTTTAAATCTCGATAGCGGACCTCGAAAGAATAAAGATTCATTCGTAACTAATTTATTACCATTCATTTTTAATACCTTTTAAAAACTTAAACTTCTAATTTGATTTTTTATAACTCCAAACCGCCATGCCGTTTACAAATACTGCAAATCCGGTAACAATTAATAGGTTTGGCAATACTTCATAAAATCCGGATCCTTTTAGTAGAACCATTCTTATGAACTCTACAAAGTATCGAATAGGGTTTAACAATGTTAAGCTTTGCGCCCATTTTGGCATACTTTCGATAGGTGTAAATAAACCACTCATTAATATGAAAATCACCATAAAGAACCACGCAATAAACATTGCTTGTTGTTGGGTTTCGGTATGATTAGATATGTATAGTCCGAATCCTAAAATTAATAGTAAATACACTGATGTGAAACCATAAACAAGGAAAATATTACCTAGCATGGGAACATTAAAAACAACTTTAGCTATAAGCAAACCAACAGTCAAAATCACTAAGCCAAGTACCCAAAATGGAAATAATTTTCCAACTATAAACTGATATTTTTTTATTGGTGTTACATTAATTTGCTCCAATGTACCTAACTCTTTTTCTCTAACTATATTCATTGATGACAGAAATAAAGTAAGCATAGTAACCAATAAAACCAAGATACCTGGAACCATAAAGGTTTTGTAGTTTAAGGTTTTGTTGTACCAAAAAGACGGTATAACTATAATATTTTGAGGTATTTCTTTGTTTCCTGAAAAATAGTTGGACTGCATTTGAATATTTTGATTGTATGTATTTATGATTTGTGTTACATATACATTTTCAACACCTGCTGTTGCAGCATCTATAGCATTAATACTTACTGAAATACTTGTTTTTTGGTCTTTTTGAAGGTCACGATTGAAGTGAATTGGAATATTTACAATAATGTCGGTTTTTCCTTTTTGCATTTCTTGGATAGCTTCTTTTTCAGAAAAATAGGGTTCTGTAACTTTAAAATAGGTTGAGGATTTAAACGAATTTATTAAATCTCTTGATTCCCGACTTTGGTCATTGTCAACAAAGGTTATTGCAATATTTTTAACATCGAATGTAGCTGCATTTGACAAGATTAATAATTGCAAAATGGGTAATATAAATATAAGTTGAAGCATGCTTTTATCTCTAAAAATTTGCTTGAATTCTTTTTGTATGATGAATAATATTGTTTTCATTGTGTGATTTTTAGCCCTGATTGCAGTGGAAATCCTTTTCTTTTTTTCTTTAAAAAAGAAAAGATTGGAGCGGAAAGCAGGAAATAGCTCCTAAAAATTATTCTAATCTAATTTTATATTTTTTGATGCTCAATGTTATAAAAAATACGGTCATCCCAATTAATATAAGGGTTTCTTTCCAAATATATTGAATTCCGACTCCCTTGAGCATAATGGCTTTTACAATAATAATGAACCATTTTGCAGGTATGATGTTACTGATTACTTGCATGGGTAAAGGCATACTATTTATAGGAAATATGAATCCTGATAGAATAATTACTGGTAGCATCAAACCCATTAATGATAACATCATTGCGGTTTGTTGAGAATTAGAAACGGTAGAAATTAATATCCCCAATGAAAGAGCAGAAATGATAAATAATATACTTTCAAAAGCTAACAAAAAGATGCTTCCATTTATAGGCATTTTGAACACAAAATAGCCTAATGTTAATATTACGATTGCATTGATAATGGAAAGAAAAATATAAGGAAATACTTTTCCAATAATTACTTGAAATGGTTTTAATGGAGAAACTAAAAGAATTTCCATAGTGCCTAATTCTTTTTCTCGTGTGATAGAAATAGAGGTCATCATAGCTGAAACAAGCATTAGAATAACGGTCATTACACCTGGAACAAAATTAAAAACACTTTTGAGTTCAGGATTATAAAACATTCTCGATTGTACTTCAACCTTTACCGGATTACTATTGGATTGTTTTTTTTGCGATTGATAATTTTGTATAATTGCTGAGGTATAATTTGCTATTGTGTTGGCAACATTAGGTTCGGTCGCATCGGTAATTGCTTGAACTACTGCTACTTTTTTGGTTTCTAGATTTTTACTAAAATTTGGTTCGAAAATAAGAACTGCCTTGATTTTTCCTTTTTTAAATTCTGATTCTATGTCGCTTTCTTTTTCAATTTGGTTTTCAACATTAAAATAAGGTGATGCTTTTATTTTATAGATAATTTTTTGTGTTTCTATATCATTTGATTGGTCTAAAATGGCAATGTCAACATTGTTAATTTCATTTGTTATGGCAAAACCAAACAATAAAATTTGGGCAATCGGCATACCAAACAGAATAAACAAAGAACGTTTATCTCTGAAAATATGGTAGAATTCTTTTTTTACAAATCCGATAAATCTTTTCATTTGTTTTTTGTTTCTAGTTTAAGTTTCAAGTGTTGTAGTGATTTATTATTCTATATTCCTTGCTAATTTTAAAAAAACATCATTCATAGAATCTACTTTGAATTGTAGTTTTAAATTTTTTGGAGTGTCTAAAGCTTCAATAGAGCCGTCAACCATAATAGAAACACGGTCACAATATTCTGCTTCATCCATGTAATGTGTGGTTACAAAAATGGTAGTACCTTTATAAGCTTGTGTATAAATCATTTCCCAAAATTGTCTTCGGGTTATTGGGTCAACGCCTCCTGTTGGCTCATCGAGAAAAACAATTTTTGGCTCGTGCAGTAATGCAACTGAAAACGACAATTTTTGTTTCCAACCCAATGGTAACGATCCCACTAAATTATTGACCACATCTTGAAGCTGTAATTCTTCGACTAATTGGGCTATTTTTTGTTTAATTTGAATTCTTGATAATCCATAAATTCCACCAAAAAAAGTAATGTTTTCTTTTATCGTTAAATCATCGTACATAGAGAATTTTTGGCTCATATATCCTATACTTTTTTTAACCATTTCGGCTTGTGTATGTACATCAAAACCAGCCACATTGGCTTCTCCAGAAGTGGGATTTGAAATTCCAATCAACATTTTCATTGCCGTTGTTTTTCCTGCTCCATTGGCTCCTAGAAACCCAAAAATTTCTCCTTTATACACATCAAAAGAAATACCTTTGACAGCCGTGAAGTTGCCAAATTGTTTGGTTAGGTTTTGTACAGATATAATTTTTTCTTTGTCCATTTTTTTATTTATAAGTCCATAAAAACATCTTCAATCGTTATTATTGCGGGTTTAATAACGATATCCGCATGATTTTTATTTTTTAAATAATCGTGTAAATCATTTGGATTAAAATCTGCTTTTTTATCAATGTAATGAATGAATTCGCCAAACGCATAAACACTGTATTGATTGGGATAATTTTTCAAGTCGTGAATCAAACCATGTGTGTTTTTTGCTCGTACATCATAAATTACTTTTTCGTAGTTGTTAATGATATTTTCAGGTGTTTCTATTTTTAAAATTTTGCCTTTTTGAATTAATGCAATTCTATCGCAAAGCGAAGCTTCGTCCATATAAGGAGTTGAAACCAAAATGGTAATGCCTTTTTTTTGCAATCGTTTGAGCATAATCCAAAATTCTTTTCGGGAAACGGGATCCACTCCAGTGGTAGGTTCGTCAAGAAATAATACTTTTGGCGCATGAATTAACGCACAACACAAAGCTAATTTTTGTTTCATTCCGCCAGAAAGCGCTCCAGCTCTTCTTGTTTTGAAAGGCTCAATTTGAACGTAAATGTCTTTGATTAAATCATAATTTTCTTCGATGGTGGTTCCGAAAATAGTGGCAAAAAACTCCAAATTTTCTTCTACGGTTAAATCCTGATACAATGAGAATTTACCAGGCATATATCCCACAGAATTTCTAATTTCTTTAATGCCTTTGATTACATCAAAACCTGCCACTTCTGCGCTACCTTCGTTGGCTACTAAAAGTGTTGTCAGTATTCTGAAAATAGTTGTTTTTCCGGCACCATCTGGACCAATTAGGCCAAATAATTCCCCGTCATTTACATTAAAAGTAATGTTTTCAACTGCTTTTATGTTTTTGTAAGATTTTGATATGTTGTTTACTGCAATACTCATTATTTTATCAATAAGAAATTACTTTCGTCAATTGCTTTTACAGCGTGTTTAACATTTTCTTCGATCATTACATAAGTGCCTGAATTGAGATTAATGACTGTTCCTTTTTCATCTGTAAAAACAGCATTTCCCGAAATGCAAACTAACAATGCAGGTATTTTTGAAACGTGTTCTTTAAGTATTTCACCTTTTGCTATTTGCAATGAAATTACTTTAGCGTCTTTTGGTTCAAATAATAATTGTGTTTGAACGGGTTTATTTTCGGTATGTAAGTTTTTTAAAATCATTGGAAAAATTGATTAAATGTTTTAAACGAATTTTGAATTTCTGTAAACTGATTTGCTGATTTTTCTTTAGAAAACGAATCGACTAATTCTATATAAGGAACTAACCATTTGTGAAGTTCGTCATGAGCTTGTCCTTTCATGGTACAATTTGATGTTAGTATATCAATATTTGTCTTTAATTTATCAGCTAATAATGAATAATTAGTGTTTTTTTCTTGGTCAAAATGGACTACATCTTTTTCCATATTACGAATGTGTATCATCATATTATCATCTACCTTCCATTTTTCACCATTGTTTAATTGAATTGTTTCGCTTTGAGAATGTTGGTGTTCTTCAGTTTTAATTTCAGTAGCTTTTTCTTCTTTCGATTTCGTATTACAAGAGAAAAGGAGTAATATAACTGTGGCTAAAAAGGCAATTTTTATTTTTAACATTTCTTGTA includes:
- a CDS encoding alpha/beta hydrolase; this translates as MNESSLVKNEYFSGKYYAIQLNNSSHRSWKEQDNNFSTVKFDWSEIHGSIHENMSNLTIEVAKAHPEQENGEIRNLVAAVRNTSKIRKHDRILGVENQTIKKLGFIENKNILDGNEVILTIQWARESDFGEVNRKIFHESNEIQQLKSVDLSNIERQFGNSITRIYENLHGFKDDLGFQSYESHSASHEIEKLNYILPAKEDKGGKIKIFYATNREVLQKKGNIQSYGSNSGNELQYGHCEVQIPMGHIQGELERPGKIILWSLPEDENEHVIIKSVEALDDTTFLKEFKKHISGFPKKNALLFVHGYNTSFEDAARRTAQLAWDLPFDGYAGFFSWPSSGKLPDYLSDEAKARSSAPEFELFLQQILTKTDLEHLHIVAHSMGSLVLTLSLNLLRRNPLYVKELIKIQQLILGAPDIDQEEFRNTILPEFKMIGQRRTIYASDHDKALNASSFVRRKRLRLGQIGDEMFLDKNVDTVEASNILSQNSHSYIFESKILLSDIYYLLTQGLSPIDRRLREITKNNLPYWLFPK
- a CDS encoding ABC transporter permease, which produces MKTILFIIQKEFKQIFRDKSMLQLIFILPILQLLILSNAATFDVKNIAITFVDNDQSRESRDLINSFKSSTYFKVTEPYFSEKEAIQEMQKGKTDIIVNIPIHFNRDLQKDQKTSISVSINAIDAATAGVENVYVTQIINTYNQNIQMQSNYFSGNKEIPQNIIVIPSFWYNKTLNYKTFMVPGILVLLVTMLTLFLSSMNIVREKELGTLEQINVTPIKKYQFIVGKLFPFWVLGLVILTVGLLIAKVVFNVPMLGNIFLVYGFTSVYLLLILGFGLYISNHTETQQQAMFIAWFFMVIFILMSGLFTPIESMPKWAQSLTLLNPIRYFVEFIRMVLLKGSGFYEVLPNLLIVTGFAVFVNGMAVWSYKKSN
- a CDS encoding ABC transporter permease gives rise to the protein MKRFIGFVKKEFYHIFRDKRSLFILFGMPIAQILLFGFAITNEINNVDIAILDQSNDIETQKIIYKIKASPYFNVENQIEKESDIESEFKKGKIKAVLIFEPNFSKNLETKKVAVVQAITDATEPNVANTIANYTSAIIQNYQSQKKQSNSNPVKVEVQSRMFYNPELKSVFNFVPGVMTVILMLVSAMMTSISITREKELGTMEILLVSPLKPFQVIIGKVFPYIFLSIINAIVILTLGYFVFKMPINGSIFLLAFESILFIISALSLGILISTVSNSQQTAMMLSLMGLMLPVIILSGFIFPINSMPLPMQVISNIIPAKWFIIIVKAIMLKGVGIQYIWKETLILIGMTVFFITLSIKKYKIRLE
- a CDS encoding ABC transporter ATP-binding protein codes for the protein MDKEKIISVQNLTKQFGNFTAVKGISFDVYKGEIFGFLGANGAGKTTAMKMLIGISNPTSGEANVAGFDVHTQAEMVKKSIGYMSQKFSMYDDLTIKENITFFGGIYGLSRIQIKQKIAQLVEELQLQDVVNNLVGSLPLGWKQKLSFSVALLHEPKIVFLDEPTGGVDPITRRQFWEMIYTQAYKGTTIFVTTHYMDEAEYCDRVSIMVDGSIEALDTPKNLKLQFKVDSMNDVFLKLARNIE
- a CDS encoding ABC transporter ATP-binding protein; its protein translation is MSIAVNNISKSYKNIKAVENITFNVNDGELFGLIGPDGAGKTTIFRILTTLLVANEGSAEVAGFDVIKGIKEIRNSVGYMPGKFSLYQDLTVEENLEFFATIFGTTIEENYDLIKDIYVQIEPFKTRRAGALSGGMKQKLALCCALIHAPKVLFLDEPTTGVDPVSRKEFWIMLKRLQKKGITILVSTPYMDEASLCDRIALIQKGKILKIETPENIINNYEKVIYDVRAKNTHGLIHDLKNYPNQYSVYAFGEFIHYIDKKADFNPNDLHDYLKNKNHADIVIKPAIITIEDVFMDL